The Changchengzhania lutea genomic sequence GATTATAATTACCTATCCTCTCCAGATGATATTTATGTATCGCAATCTCAAATCAGATTATTTGGTTTAAAAAAGGGAGATACTGTTTTAGGAAACGTAAGACCACCAAAAGAAGGTGAAAAATATTTTCCATTGATTAAAGTTAATTTAATTAACGGGCAAAAGCCGGAAGTGGTTAGAGACCGTGTGGCATTTGAACATTTAACGCCGCTTTTTCCACAAGAAAAATTTAACCTTGCCGATAGACAAAGTACTATTTCAACACGTATTATGGATTTGTTCTCGCCCATAGGGAAAGGACAGCGTGGTATGATTGTATCTCAACCAAAAACGGGTAAAACCATGTTATTAAAGGATGTTGCCAATGCCATTGCGGCCAACCATCCAGAGGTGTATCAAATGATTTTATTAATTGATGAGCGCCCAGAAGAGGTAACAGATATGCAACGTAATGTACGTGGCGAGGTGATTGCCTCTACCTTTGATAAAGAAGCCCATGAGCACGTAAAAATTGCAGATATCGTTCTTGAAAAAGCAAAACGATTGGTAGAATGTGGTCATGATGTGGTGATACTATTAGACTCCATTACACGTTTGGCAAGAGCCTATAACACCGTACAACCAGCCTCAGGTAAAATTTTAAGTGGTGGTGTAGATGCCAATGCATTACACAAGCCAAAACGTTTTTTCGGAGCAGCTAGAAATATCGAAAATGGTGGATCATTAACTATTATCGCCACGGCACTTACAGAAACTGGTTCTAAAATGGACGAAGTCATCTTCGAAGAATTTAAAGGAACTGGTAATATGGAACTGCAATTGGATAGAAAAATATCGAATCGTAGAATTTTCCCTGCTATCGACCTCACATCTTCAAGTACGCGTCGTGACGATATTTTACTCGATGCAAACACCATACAACGTATGTGGGTGATGCGTAAATACCTTGCAGATATGAATCCTGTAGAAGCCATGGAATTCATTAATGAGCGCTTTAAACAAACCAGAAACAACGAAGAGTTTTTAATATCCATGAACGGATAAAACACAAATCATATTGAAATAAATTAGGCCTTGAATTTTTCGAGGCTTTTTTTATGTTTAATTTTGGGCGTTACCCAAGGGTCGCGCTTTCCGTTCCAATCTTTTGTTCGTCCCTCTCAAAAGGATTTCCTCTGCAATCGCTAACGCAAATTCGCAGTTAACTTTAAACATATTTAACGCGTAACAAACTTCTTTATAAACTTGAATAATTTTATGATATTATTCAATATAAAATAATGGACTGAGGGGAAAATTAACCGACTTATAAATCATTATAATAAAAATTAAATAGACGTATTTCGACACAAAATAGAAGATAAAGAACTGAAAGCTTTGAAGAAGAAATTGATATTTTAAAAAAATAGAATCACAGGTAATATATAGCTCAGACTTAAAACTATCAAGCACCAAATATATAAACCACAAAAAAAGCCTCTCAATTATGAGAAGCTTTTAATATCTATAAATTCAATGATTTATAAAGCAGCGATATGCAATGCTAAACCAGATTTAAGGTTAGCCGCTTTATTAGCATGAATAATGTTTTTCTTAGCCAATTTATCTAACATAGAAACCACTGTAGGAAACATCGCTTCAGCTTCTTTCTTATCAGTTAACTCACGCAATTTCTTAATCGCGTTACGCGTCGTTTTATGCTGATACTTGTTTATTACTCGCTTAGATTCGTTACTTCTAATTCTTTTTAATGCTGACTTATGATTTGCCATGTGTTCTTTTTATTATTAAAATATTGTAGCCCGTAGGGGAATCGAACCCCTCTTACCAGGATGAAAACCTGGCGTCCTAGCCGATAGACGAACGGGCCATTGTTTTTTTGAGTGCGCAAATATAAATGATATGATTTAAACTTGCAAGAGTTTCAAATAACTTACAACGTTTCCATTGCGGATGCAAAAATACAACTATTTTTAAATGTCACAATAGCTACGTAATCTTTTTTTAAAAAAAATTCAATTAGTATGCTTTTGCAAATAACACTCTACCTTTTGAAGGCTTTCCAGAGTATACACAAACACCTTCTTCTGCTTTCATTTCCAACGGAATACAACGTATGGTTGCTTTTGTAAGCTCCTTGATTTTATCTTCAGTTTCATTCGTGCCATCCCAATGCGCAGAAATAAAGCCTGTTTTATTTTCTAAAACATTTTTGAATTCGTCAAAAGTATCTACTTCTGTTAAATGAGAATCTCTAAAATCCAAGGCCTTGTTAAACAATGCCTCTTGAATGTCTTTTAACAATCCTTCAATCTTATCTATTAAATCATCTAAAGCCACCACTTCTTTTGTTAGTGTATCACGTCTGGCAATTTCAACGGTGCCATTTTCTAAATCCCTAGCCCCAATAGCCAGCCTTAAAGGCACGCCTTGCAATTCATGTTGCGCAAATTTAGCACCTGGTCTGTGTGTGGTTCTATTATCAAATTTTATCGAAATGTTTTTTCCCCTTAAATCCTTTAAAATCCCATTAGCCACCTCGGTAATTGCCTCTAAATCTTCTTCACTTTTATATATAGGTACAATAACCACTTGATTTGGCGCCAAACTTGGTGGCAATACCAATCCGTGATCATCACTATGGGTCATGATCAAAGCCCCCATCAATCGCGTGGAAACACCCCATGACGTGGCCCAAACATAATCCTGTTTACCTTCTTTATTGGCAAATTTAACATCAAAGGCCTTGGCAAAATTCTGCCCAAGAAAATGTGAAGTCCCTGCTTGTAAGGCTTTTCCATCTTGCATTAAGGCTTCAATACAATAGGTTTCTTCTGCACCAGCGAATCGCTCGTTCTCGGTTTTTGTGCCTTGAATTACTGGGATAGCCATAAAATTCTCAGCAAAGGTCGCATAGACATTATTCATTAACTTGGCTTCTTCCAAAGCTTCGTTTTTTGTTTCATGTGCGGTATGGCCTTCTTGCCATAAAAACTCAGCAGTCCTTAAAAACAAGCGCGTACGCATTTCCCAACGCACGACGTTTGCCCATTGATTGATTAACAAAGGCAAATCTCTATAGGACTGAACCCATCCTCTAAATGTGTTCCAGATAATCGCTTCGGATGTCGGACGCACGATAAGTTCTTCCTCTAGCTTAGCATCTGGATCTACTCTCAGTTTTCCAGGTTTATCTGGATCGTTTTGTAATCTGTAATGGGTTACAATAGCGCACTCTTTTGCAAAACCTTCAGCATTTTTTTCTTCAGCTTCAAAGAGACTTTTAGGAACGAACAGTGGGAAATAGGCATTTTGATGCCCCGTTTCTTTAAACATTTTATCCAATTCCGCTTGCATTTTCTCCCAAATTGCATAACCATACGGCTTAATAACCATGCAGCCTCGTACAGCCGAATTTTCTGCTAGGTCTGCCTTTACCACCAATTCGTTATACCATTTGGAATAATCTTCTGCCCTACTAGTAAGTTTTTTACTCATATCAATGTTTTGGCACAAATATTGTGACTATGTTAAATGTAAAATAGTTGAGCAAAACTAACTATTTTTGTGATGTGCAACAATAAAATTCTCGAGTTATGCTATATAAAAACTACTTAAAAAGAAAATTACCCTTTTTTACTATTCTGGGCGCGCTCCTTATTTTATCTTCCTGTGGTTCATACCAATATGTAGGCGCAGATAATGATGGGATATATAGCAACACGCCACAACCCGAACCAAGAGCGGTCGCCGTGGTTGAAGTTCCTAACGAAGGCAACAGCAATTATTATAAAAATTATTTCAGAACCAAATCTTTAGAGCTTGAAACGCTTACCGAGAATGGTGACATATTTACTGATATCGATTCATACGAAAGCGAAAATTACATCGAAAATGATTCATTGATCGACAATAGCTATATAGGTTATGCCGGTTGGGGTCAAAACAGTAATGGTGTTACAATTAATTATATAGACAACGGCTTTAATAATATTTGGTGGAATGACCCGTTCATTAGTCCTTGGGGCTGGAACAATTGGGGTTGGGGCAACAGATGGAACAACTGGGGATGGAACCGATGGAACAACTGGGGTTGGAACAATTGGGGCTTTTACGATCCATTTTGGAGCGGTGGGCTTTATGGCGGCTGGGGTTTCAACGCAGGTTGGGGTTATGGCTATAACAGATATGCTTACAATAACGGCTATTACAATAACCGTTATAATAATTATTATGGAAGAAGGGCTTCTTATAGCGCTAGCAGACGCGGAAGCTATGCCAGAGTTAATTCTAACAATGTTAGGTCTGTAAATAGACGTAGCAACGCGGTTAACTCTAGAAATGTATCAAAATACAATACCTCAAGAAGACGATCCACATCTGCAATTGCAAATAGAAATTACAATAGAAGTACATCTGCAAATACGGCTAGACGCAGTAATGGAGTGACAGCAAATAGAAATTATAATCCCAATTCAAGGTCTGCAACAAACTCGGTTAGAAGAACAAGACCTACGACGCCAGCAGGCAACTCAACAACAAGGTCTTCAACAGCAAGACGTAGTAGCAGCACTACTGCACCACGTTCAAGTGGCAACAGTGTCTATAAAAGATCATCATCCTCAAGGAATTCTGGATATACGCCAAGTAGAAGTAGTAGCCCTAGCAGAAGTTCTGGTTCCACAACACGATCGTCTAGCAGCAGCAGAAGTTCTGGAGGTTCTAGATCATCTAGTGGCGGAGGTCGAAGACGCGGATAAATTATTAAATTTTAAAAAAATTCATATGAAGAAGTTAAACTTACTAGTCATAGGGATACTTTCTATGTCCACAATCTATGCACAAGATATCTCAGACGCGTTGCGTTATTCTCAAGATGACATTCATGGAACCGCTCGATTTAGAGCATTAAGTGGCGCATTTGGTGCTTTAGGAGGCGATATGAGTGCCGTAAGCATAAATCCTGCAAGTTCTGCAGTATTTAGCCAAAGTCATGCAGCCTTCACCTTGTCCAATATTGATACAGAAAATAATACCCAATATTTTGACGGTTTAGGCACCTCAAATGAATCAAACTTTGATATTAATCAAGGAGGTGCTATTTTTGTTTTTGCTAGTAAGAGCAATTCCCCATGGCGCAAGATTTCCATGGGCTTTAATTATGAACGGGCCGGTAATTTTGATGATAATTGGTTTGCATTTGGAACGAACACCAACAATCAATCTATAGATCTTTACTTTTTAGACTATGCAGATGGTCTTCGATTAGATGAAATTTCAGCATTCGATGACGAAACCCTTGGAGATGCTTATTTGGAAATTGGTAGTGCCTATGGGTTTGGAAACCAACAGGCATTCTTAGGCTTCGAATCTTTTATTATCGAACCAGATGATATTAATAATGACGCAAATACCACATACTTTTCTAATTTAGCAGATGGTACGTTTAATCAAGATTACTCATATGCATCGACTGGTTATAATGGCAAAATCAGTTTCAATATAGCATCACAATATCAAGACAACCTGTATTTGGGTTTAAATTTAAATTCTCATTTTATCAACTTTAATCGTTCAACATTATTGTTTGAAGATAATGCCAATGCAGGATCTATTATTCGCGATATTGAATTTGAAAATAATCTATCAACAACTGGTAATGGGTTTTCATTTCAACTTGGTGGTATTTTAAAATTAAGCAACGAATTTAGAGTGGGACTAACTTATGACTCACCAACTTGGTATAGTATTGAAGAAGAAACTACTCAGTATCTAGCAACTGTTAGAGATGACGGCGGTGTTAATGCCACACAAGTTATCAATCCTGATGTTGTAAATATCTACCCGAGTTATAAACTAAAAACGCCAGCTAAAGTTACAGGTAGTTTGGCCTATGTTTTTGGTCAAGGTTTATTAAGCTTTGATTATTCAAGAAAAGATTACAGCGCTACAGAATTCAGACCGACTTCTGACGCTTTCCTCGCAGATGAAAACGCAAAAATGAATGATATTTTAACCACTGCGCAAACCTACCGTTTGGGTGGTGAATATAAGCACCAGCAATTCAGTTTTAGAGGCGGCTATCGTTTTGAGGAAAGTCCATATAAAGATGGTGTCACTATTGGCGATTTAACAGGCTACTCTTTGGGACTAGGCTATAGCTTTGGAAGAACGAAATTGGATGTTACTTACGACCGGTCTAGCAGAACTTTTGAAACCCCTTTATATAATGTTGGTTTAACAGATTCTGCCTTTATTGATAGGACAAATTCAAATATCACCTTGTCTTTAAGCTTCAGCATTTAGATTAAAATAAATCCATTTTTAAAAGCCCTTACTTTTTTAGTATGGGCTTTTTTATGTCACGTGTAATTTTTCAACAACAGCAGAGACAAAGCATAAGTGATTAATTGTTTGTTAATTCAAAACATAAGAAAACGGAATTACTTATCTTTGCAGCCTAAAAATCTTGATTTTTTAAGTATGAAAATTGAAAAGAACATAGAAGATTTTGAATCGTTAGGAGATGATCATGTGGGAACCTCACAAAATACACCTATGAGACAGGATGCTTTTAAACTTTCTAATGATGAAAAAATAGATATCATCAAGGATGATATCCGCCATATCATGGAAACTCTAGGCTTAGACTTATCGGACGATAGTTTAAACGGAACGCCCAATCGCGTAGCCAAAATGTTTGTTAAAGAAATTTTTGCTGGTCTTAATCCAGATAAAAAACCAAAAGCCTCAACATTCGAAAACAAGTATAAATACGGCGAAATGTTAGTTGAAAAAAACATTACGGTCTATTCCACTTGCGAGCATCATTTATTACCTATAGTTGGAAAAGCCCATATTGCGTATATCTCCAACGGTACTGTTGTAGGATTATCCAAAATGAATAGGATTGTCGATTATTTTGCAAAACGTCCACAAGTACAAGAACGTTTAACCATTCAAATCGTTAAAGAATTGCAAGAAGTGTTAAATACGCAAGATGTAGCATGTGTTATAGATGCCAAACATTTGTGTGTCAATTCAAGAGGTATTAGAGATGTTGAAAGTAGCACCGTAACCTCTGAATTTGGTGGTAAATTTAAGGAACAGGCAACCCGTAGAGAACTTTTAGATTACATCAAATTAGATACTAAGTTTTAGTTTTACTGTTAGTTGTGAGCTGTTAAGTCGTTTAGCTGAAAACTTGTCGAATACATCCAAAACCATAAACAACTATACAACAAACGACTCAGCAACAATCACCTTATGCATATTTATTCGTTTGAAAACTAGAAGTTTGGAAAGAAGCTATTCAATTGGCTGTTACAACTTATAAAACGACAGACTTATTTCCAAAAGAAGAAAAATTCGGATTAATTTCACAAATGAGACGATGTTCAGTATCAGTATCTTCAAATATAGCTGAGAGTACTGCGAGATTAACCAATAAAGATAAAGCGTATTTTATGACCATAAGTGTATAGCTCAGCTTTAGAATTATTAAATCAAGCCATAATTTCAAAAGAACTTGGATTTATTTCCGAAGAAAACTATAAAAATATTAGATTTGAAGTTGAATCAATAACTAATAAGATTAATGCTTTAAGGAATCATTTTCTTAAAACGTAAACTTAATCGACTCAACGGCTAACGACTTAACAAATTACAATAATGCAACTTTACCAAGAGCAACCTATTAAAATATACAACACCCTTTCTGGCACAAAAGAACTATTTCAACCCATTAACGCAGGTCATGTAGGCATGTATGTTTGCGGACCTACCGTGTACAGTAATGTGCATTTAGGTAATGTAAGAACCTTTATGTCTTTTGATGTGGTGTTTCGCTATTTGAAACATTTAGGTTATAAAGTACGGTATGTTAGAAACATTACAGACGCAGGTCATCTAGAAAACGATGAAGATGCTGGTGAAGATAAGATTACAAAAAAAGCACGTTTAGAACAAATAGAACCTATGGAAGTGGTGCAACGCTACACCGTAGATTTTCATAATATCCTCAATACCTTCAACTTTTTGTCACCGAGCATAGAGCCTACAGCGACCGGACATATTATTGAGCAAATTGAATTAATTAGCACCATTATTGACAATGGATATGCTTACGAAGTCAATGGATCGGTTTATTTTGATGTGC encodes the following:
- the rpsT gene encoding 30S ribosomal protein S20, translated to MANHKSALKRIRSNESKRVINKYQHKTTRNAIKKLRELTDKKEAEAMFPTVVSMLDKLAKKNIIHANKAANLKSGLALHIAAL
- the proS gene encoding proline--tRNA ligase; amino-acid sequence: MSKKLTSRAEDYSKWYNELVVKADLAENSAVRGCMVIKPYGYAIWEKMQAELDKMFKETGHQNAYFPLFVPKSLFEAEEKNAEGFAKECAIVTHYRLQNDPDKPGKLRVDPDAKLEEELIVRPTSEAIIWNTFRGWVQSYRDLPLLINQWANVVRWEMRTRLFLRTAEFLWQEGHTAHETKNEALEEAKLMNNVYATFAENFMAIPVIQGTKTENERFAGAEETYCIEALMQDGKALQAGTSHFLGQNFAKAFDVKFANKEGKQDYVWATSWGVSTRLMGALIMTHSDDHGLVLPPSLAPNQVVIVPIYKSEEDLEAITEVANGILKDLRGKNISIKFDNRTTHRPGAKFAQHELQGVPLRLAIGARDLENGTVEIARRDTLTKEVVALDDLIDKIEGLLKDIQEALFNKALDFRDSHLTEVDTFDEFKNVLENKTGFISAHWDGTNETEDKIKELTKATIRCIPLEMKAEEGVCVYSGKPSKGRVLFAKAY
- a CDS encoding four helix bundle protein; protein product: MYSSALELLNQAIISKELGFISEENYKNIRFEVESITNKINALRNHFLKT
- the rho gene encoding transcription termination factor Rho; its protein translation is MFEISQLKEKKLADLQEIASKLSVPKYRSLKKLDLVYKILDMQAADPKAVTSVVDTPVSSESKPEKREVKKPRQRVQKPAKDAPAKPDETSQKSTPVSATDAKDNKPAPAKVVSRPPAPRPKKEEQKSDTKTERRVPNERPKNSSQKSPQKRDNNPTHKNQKNGNTHGSNANNGNKDSRNRYREPDYEFDAIIQSEGVLDVMQDGYGFLRSSDYNYLSSPDDIYVSQSQIRLFGLKKGDTVLGNVRPPKEGEKYFPLIKVNLINGQKPEVVRDRVAFEHLTPLFPQEKFNLADRQSTISTRIMDLFSPIGKGQRGMIVSQPKTGKTMLLKDVANAIAANHPEVYQMILLIDERPEEVTDMQRNVRGEVIASTFDKEAHEHVKIADIVLEKAKRLVECGHDVVILLDSITRLARAYNTVQPASGKILSGGVDANALHKPKRFFGAARNIENGGSLTIIATALTETGSKMDEVIFEEFKGTGNMELQLDRKISNRRIFPAIDLTSSSTRRDDILLDANTIQRMWVMRKYLADMNPVEAMEFINERFKQTRNNEEFLISMNG
- a CDS encoding four helix bundle protein, whose amino-acid sequence is MAVTTYKTTDLFPKEEKFGLISQMRRCSVSVSSNIAESTARLTNKDKAYFMTISV
- a CDS encoding OmpP1/FadL family transporter, whose product is MKKLNLLVIGILSMSTIYAQDISDALRYSQDDIHGTARFRALSGAFGALGGDMSAVSINPASSAVFSQSHAAFTLSNIDTENNTQYFDGLGTSNESNFDINQGGAIFVFASKSNSPWRKISMGFNYERAGNFDDNWFAFGTNTNNQSIDLYFLDYADGLRLDEISAFDDETLGDAYLEIGSAYGFGNQQAFLGFESFIIEPDDINNDANTTYFSNLADGTFNQDYSYASTGYNGKISFNIASQYQDNLYLGLNLNSHFINFNRSTLLFEDNANAGSIIRDIEFENNLSTTGNGFSFQLGGILKLSNEFRVGLTYDSPTWYSIEEETTQYLATVRDDGGVNATQVINPDVVNIYPSYKLKTPAKVTGSLAYVFGQGLLSFDYSRKDYSATEFRPTSDAFLADENAKMNDILTTAQTYRLGGEYKHQQFSFRGGYRFEESPYKDGVTIGDLTGYSLGLGYSFGRTKLDVTYDRSSRTFETPLYNVGLTDSAFIDRTNSNITLSLSFSI
- the folE gene encoding GTP cyclohydrolase I FolE; its protein translation is MKIEKNIEDFESLGDDHVGTSQNTPMRQDAFKLSNDEKIDIIKDDIRHIMETLGLDLSDDSLNGTPNRVAKMFVKEIFAGLNPDKKPKASTFENKYKYGEMLVEKNITVYSTCEHHLLPIVGKAHIAYISNGTVVGLSKMNRIVDYFAKRPQVQERLTIQIVKELQEVLNTQDVACVIDAKHLCVNSRGIRDVESSTVTSEFGGKFKEQATRRELLDYIKLDTKF